In Candidatus Paceibacterota bacterium, the DNA window AATTATCACTTCTTAAAAAAACATCTCTTGTTGCAGAACCAAATGTGATTACATCAAACATAAATTTAAATCAAAAATCAAAAATAAAAAGTTCAGGTTGAAAGCAAGAACTTTTAAATTTTAAATTGCAATTTTGATTTTATTTAATATTTCTCTTTCCTTTTTCCTCATCTCCCTGGTATCCTTTGTATTCTTATGATTATACCCTAAAAGATGTAAAAATCCATGTATAAAATTAAAAGC includes these proteins:
- the ybeY gene encoding rRNA maturation RNase YbeY, translated to IEPKEENNLLGEILLCPTRIKKVAKRYKKDFKGELAFNFIHGFLHLLGYNHKNTKDTREMRKKEREILNKIKIAI